From Streptomyces sp. TLI_105, the proteins below share one genomic window:
- a CDS encoding acetyl-CoA C-acetyltransferase — MPEAVIVSTARSPIGRAGKGSLKDLRADELTVQMVRAALAKVPELDPREITDLMLGCGLPGGEQGWNMGRNVAVLLGYDHLPGTTITRYCSSSLQTTRMAFHAIKAGEGHAYVSAGVESVSHFANGTSDHIPGHDILNPAFGDSGKRTHERAQGGEPAWTDPRETGALPDVYISMGQTAENVQQILGMSREEQDAFAVRSQNLAVQRIEEGFWAREITPVTRHDGTVVTADDGPRPGTTLEGVSGLKPVFRPDGTVTAGNACPLNDGAAALVIMSDGRARELGLTPLARIVSTAVTGLSPEIMGLGPVEAIPAALKSAGLGLDDIDLYEINEAFAVQSLGSAQQLGIPLEKLNVNGGAIAVGHPFGMTGARITATLVNSLQWHDKQFGVESMCVGGGMGMAMVVERLS, encoded by the coding sequence ATGCCCGAAGCAGTGATCGTCTCGACCGCCCGGTCCCCGATCGGCCGTGCGGGCAAGGGGTCCCTGAAGGACCTGCGCGCCGACGAGCTGACCGTGCAGATGGTGCGGGCGGCGCTGGCGAAGGTGCCCGAGCTCGACCCCCGCGAGATCACCGACCTGATGCTCGGCTGCGGCCTGCCCGGCGGCGAGCAGGGCTGGAACATGGGCCGCAACGTCGCCGTGCTCCTGGGGTACGACCACCTCCCCGGCACGACGATCACCCGGTACTGCTCGTCCTCCCTGCAGACCACCCGGATGGCCTTCCACGCCATCAAGGCCGGCGAGGGCCATGCCTACGTCTCCGCCGGCGTGGAGTCGGTCAGCCACTTCGCCAACGGCACCAGCGACCACATCCCGGGCCACGACATCCTCAACCCGGCCTTCGGCGACTCCGGCAAGCGCACCCACGAGCGCGCGCAGGGCGGCGAGCCCGCGTGGACCGACCCCCGCGAGACCGGCGCGCTGCCGGACGTCTACATCTCCATGGGCCAGACCGCCGAGAACGTGCAGCAGATCCTCGGGATGTCGCGCGAGGAGCAGGACGCCTTCGCCGTCCGCAGCCAGAACCTCGCCGTCCAGCGCATCGAGGAGGGCTTCTGGGCCCGCGAGATCACCCCGGTCACGCGCCACGACGGCACCGTCGTCACCGCCGACGACGGCCCCCGCCCCGGCACCACGCTCGAAGGCGTCAGCGGGCTCAAGCCGGTCTTCCGCCCCGACGGCACCGTGACCGCCGGCAACGCCTGTCCGCTCAACGACGGCGCCGCCGCGCTGGTGATCATGAGCGACGGCCGGGCCAGGGAGCTGGGCCTCACCCCGCTCGCCCGGATCGTCTCCACGGCCGTCACCGGCCTCTCCCCGGAGATCATGGGCCTCGGCCCGGTCGAGGCCATCCCGGCCGCCCTGAAGAGCGCCGGCCTCGGCCTCGACGACATCGACCTCTACGAGATCAACGAGGCGTTCGCCGTGCAGTCGCTCGGCTCCGCCCAGCAGCTCGGCATCCCGCTGGAGAAGCTCAACGTCAACGGCGGCGCCATCGCCGTCGGCCACCCCTTCGGCATGACCGGCGCCCGCATCACCGCCACCCTCGTCAACTCGCTCCAGTGGCACGACAAGCAGTTCGGCGTCGAGTCCATGTGCGTCGGCGGCGGCATGGGCATGGCCATGGTCGTCGAGCGCCTGAGCTGA
- a CDS encoding TetR/AcrR family transcriptional regulator translates to MSAAEGRRRGRPPATVNGRTVPERLLDAALELFAEKGFDGTSVQDVVRAAGVTKGAMYHYFPSKDDLLHEIYLRVLRMQTERLDAVVATDLPVAERVHAAVVDVVVTTIENLQSATIFFRSLHQLAEENQRQVRRERRRYHETFRALIVEGQREGVFRDDVSAELAVDYCFGSVHHLPMWWRSEGEASADEVARTFADLFIAGIAAR, encoded by the coding sequence GTGTCCGCAGCGGAGGGGCGCCGGAGGGGACGGCCACCGGCGACCGTCAACGGCCGCACGGTCCCCGAGCGGTTGCTGGACGCGGCCCTGGAGCTCTTCGCGGAGAAGGGCTTCGACGGGACGTCGGTGCAGGACGTGGTGCGCGCCGCGGGGGTCACCAAGGGCGCCATGTACCACTACTTCCCCTCCAAGGACGACCTGCTCCACGAGATCTACCTGCGGGTGCTGCGGATGCAGACCGAGCGCCTCGACGCCGTGGTGGCGACGGACCTGCCGGTGGCGGAGCGCGTCCACGCGGCGGTGGTGGACGTCGTGGTGACGACGATCGAGAACCTCCAGAGCGCCACGATCTTCTTCCGGTCGCTGCACCAGCTCGCCGAGGAGAACCAGCGGCAGGTGCGACGGGAGCGCCGGCGCTACCACGAGACCTTCCGGGCGCTCATCGTCGAGGGGCAGCGCGAGGGCGTGTTCCGCGACGACGTCAGCGCCGAGCTGGCCGTCGACTACTGCTTCGGGTCGGTCCACCACCTGCCCATGTGGTGGCGCTCCGAGGGCGAGGCCTCGGCCGACGAGGTCGCCCGTACGTTCGCCGACCTGTTCATCGCGGGCATCGCGGCTCGCTGA
- a CDS encoding TetR/AcrR family transcriptional regulator translates to MKRVQAILDAADQILAEEGYEASTLGAVGKRAGIPTASVYHYFADRNQVDAALLRRHGQDMGELLAQAADDLGPGTTLREVVDALIDPQLAYCREHPSVVELWYAPGRAPVLMELEEAWGRTQAEAFRRHLVERKLIVADTPRLAVQVAYEAADRIFGLAFKDSRTGDEATVDEARRLMTAYLETYAPKRRR, encoded by the coding sequence TGAAGCGCGTGCAGGCGATCCTGGACGCCGCCGACCAGATCCTCGCGGAGGAGGGGTACGAGGCCTCCACGCTCGGCGCCGTCGGCAAGCGGGCCGGCATCCCCACCGCCTCCGTCTACCACTACTTCGCCGACCGGAACCAGGTCGACGCCGCGCTCCTGCGGCGCCACGGCCAGGACATGGGCGAGCTCCTCGCGCAGGCGGCGGACGACCTCGGGCCCGGCACCACCCTGCGCGAGGTCGTCGACGCGCTGATCGACCCGCAGCTCGCCTACTGCCGCGAGCACCCGAGCGTGGTGGAGCTGTGGTACGCCCCGGGGCGCGCCCCCGTGCTCATGGAGCTGGAGGAGGCCTGGGGCAGGACGCAGGCCGAGGCGTTCCGGCGCCACCTCGTCGAGCGGAAGCTGATCGTCGCCGACACCCCCCGGCTCGCCGTGCAGGTGGCCTACGAGGCCGCCGACCGGATCTTCGGCCTCGCCTTCAAGGACTCCCGGACCGGCGACGAGGCCACGGTCGACGAGGCGCGCCGTCTCATGACCGCGTACCTGGAGACGTACGCCCCGAAGCGACGCCGCTAG